The Rickettsiales bacterium nucleotide sequence TTTTTAGCACGCTCATAAAAAGAATTTACAAACCCTTCATGTCCATCTAATAAGGACAGATATTTACAATCTTTATATGTTCTCATGTAGCCAAAGCTATTAATTCCAAAATATTCATGCAACGGCTTAGACAGTTCCTTCATACGAGGGATAGAGTGTAAAGTATATTCAAGAGCTGATTTGTTAATTTTTTCTAAATTACTCATAAATCCCCTGCACAATTTATGCTAGAAAATCTAGATTAGTCTTTATTCAACCTATAGGCAAGTAAAAGTTGATTATTTTATAAAATTTATTTACTCTGACGAGTGGCTAGTCGAAATTTTATTGAGGGAAAATATGAGAAAATATTTTAATAAAAAGTATATTCCAGCCATTATGGGTACAACTATTGAATATTATGATATAAGTTTATACGGCTACATGGCTCCGGTGCTTATACAAGTATTTCTTCCTAATTTTGATAAATTATCAGCTTATTTCTATTACTTTGCTTTTGAAATATTCGCTGCTTGTTGCCAAATAACAGGGGCGTATGTGTTTGGTAGAATGGGTGATAGTGAAGGAAGGAAGAAAGCAATGTATTATAGTATGCTTGGTACCTCATTTATCACATTTATGATAGCAATTATTCCAACTTATAATGATATAGGTATTTATGCAGCAATATTGTTTGCTTTATGTAGAGCAATGCAGAGTTTCTTTTTAGGAGGAGAGTATAATGGAGGGGCAATTTATTGTTTAGAGCATGAAAATAATACAAGGAAACATGGATTAATTAGTGGCATATATGGATTTGCAACAGTGTTTGGAGTGCTAGTTGCATCATTAACAGCAACCACTATATTATTTTTTGGTAAAGAGTATTTCCGTCTAGCTTATTGTCTAAGTTTATTATTTGCTGTGTTAACTTATTTTTTAAGAAGTAATATGGTAGAAACACCTGCATATGTTTCTATGATATATACTAAACAAAGTAAGTTAGCTCAAAACAATTATAAGGCTTCAATATTTATCGCAATTGCTCTAGCTGCGCTTTTGAGTGGTATATTATATGGTTTCCCAAGTCGTATTTTTAATGTGCTTCTTCCAATTTATACTGGTATTAGTACAGAAGAAATAATGATTATTAATTGTGCGATGATAGTAGTTTTTATGTTTCTTTTGCTGTTTGTAGGCTGGATATCTGATAGATATAAACCTGCTACAGCAATGAAGAGAGCTTCGCTGTTGGTGGCGTTTTTAATTATGCCCGCTATAGTGCTTGTTGAGATAAAAACGATTATAGCAATAGTAGTAGCTAAATTAATATTTGTAATTTTGTCTGCTGCTTTAGTTGGTCCTTTGCACGCTTGGACACAAAGTATATCAGAAGTTAATAATCGATATAAACAAGTGTCAACAGCTTATAGCACTGGTAAGTTAGGGGCAATATTGCTATTGCCAGTAACTATTTTATTGTTTGAGAAATATAACGATTTATACATACCATCAGCAATTATAGTTTTAATATCCCTAATATATTGGGTCTACCTAACATGGATTAACATTAAGTAAAGAGAAAATACTATATATAGTAAAACAAATATAAATTTAATTCGGGAGAAATATCATTATGTCATTAACTTACATAGAAAAACTCAAAATATTTCATGATAACTTTGTCAAATATACCTGGAATTACATAGAACGTCAGAAAGCTATGGAAAATGGACAAGAAGTTCCAGCAATGACCACTCCTTTTAAAGATAATTTAACTCCCCTTAAAGTCTTACCTATAGTAAAAGACACCGTTGAAGTAGTTTCGTGGTTAAATGACATATGGAATGGTCACTTACATCATATAACTTCGATTAATGTTAATAGATTATTTGCCCTTTCTGATAAAATGACGCAACAGATGTTGTCTAGGGCAATTCAAGAAGTAGCAATCCATATAGAAGATCATTTAAATACACTTAGAACTCCTCAGGAGATTGGTGCTTTTGCTACAACTGCCATGATAAAATTTATAAGTTATATAAGAAGCAATCACTACAATGATATCGAAACATTAACATCAAATGATATTATTTTTGCAATTTTACAACAGAAGCTTTTTAGCAATGATGTCTTTAAAGTGAAAATAATAGGACAAAGTGATAATTATTATTTTATATATGAAAAAGAAATAAGAAATGACATAAATGCAGGTAAAATTGATAGTGTTAAACAAGCTCTAGTCCCCGTTTCTATAGAGTTTGATTATAGTATGGAAGAAATAAGTATAATATCATCAATAT carries:
- a CDS encoding MFS transporter, which produces MRKYFNKKYIPAIMGTTIEYYDISLYGYMAPVLIQVFLPNFDKLSAYFYYFAFEIFAACCQITGAYVFGRMGDSEGRKKAMYYSMLGTSFITFMIAIIPTYNDIGIYAAILFALCRAMQSFFLGGEYNGGAIYCLEHENNTRKHGLISGIYGFATVFGVLVASLTATTILFFGKEYFRLAYCLSLLFAVLTYFLRSNMVETPAYVSMIYTKQSKLAQNNYKASIFIAIALAALLSGILYGFPSRIFNVLLPIYTGISTEEIMIINCAMIVVFMFLLLFVGWISDRYKPATAMKRASLLVAFLIMPAIVLVEIKTIIAIVVAKLIFVILSAALVGPLHAWTQSISEVNNRYKQVSTAYSTGKLGAILLLPVTILLFEKYNDLYIPSAIIVLISLIYWVYLTWINIK